In Pyrus communis chromosome 8, drPyrComm1.1, whole genome shotgun sequence, one genomic interval encodes:
- the LOC137742665 gene encoding protein SRG1-like translates to MLSMEEKAFAGKSLYGGSLPVPSVQELVQKPILTIPPRYVQPLHQEIISSDHHAHQIPSIDMQILISQKSTISESELARLHFACQEWGFFQLVNHGVSSSLLEKMKTETQEFFNLPMEEKKKFSQQPGDIEGFGQNFVVSEDQKLDWADTFVLTTLPAQLRRPHLLPKLPSPFRETLETYSLELKNLAMTILSQMEKALQMETNEATNIFEGALQAVRVNYYPPCPQPGKVLGLTPHSDGAALTILLQVNEMDGLQVKKDGIWVPVKPLPDAFIVNIGDVLEIITNGTYRSIEHRATVNSEKERLSIATFYNPGVDGEICPASSLITEQTPAAFKRLSVKEYFKAFFQRKLHGKSFLDELRIK, encoded by the exons ATGCTAAGTATGGAAGAAAAGGCATTTGCAGGGAAGAGCTTGTACGGTGGTTCTCTTCCTGTTCCTAGTGTTCAAGAATTAGTACAGAAGCCAATACTCACAATCCCACCCAGATACGTACAGCCTCTTCATCAAGAGATCATCAGTTCTGATCATCATGCTCATCAAATACCATCCATTGACATGCAGATATTGATTTCCCAAAAATCAACCATTTCTGAATCTGAACTAGCCAGGCTCCATTTTGCTTGCCAAGAGTGGGGTTTCTTTCAG TTGGTAAACCATGGTGTGAGCTCTTCCTTGTTGGAGAAAATGAAGACAGAAACTCAAGAGTTCTTCAACCTACccatggaagagaagaaaaaattttCGCAACAGCCAGGAgacattgaaggttttggacaaaaTTTTGTAGTTTCTGAAGACCAAAAACTCGATTGGGCTGACACTTTCGTCTTGACCACCCTTCCTGCCCAACTGAGGAGGCCTCATCTACTCCCAAAACTCCCTTCTCCTTTCAG AGAGACTTTAGAAACTTACTCATTGGAACTGAAAAACCTAGCCATGACTATCCTATCACAAATGGAAAAAGCTTTGCAGATGGAAACCAACGAAGCGACCAACATATTCGAAGGTGCATTGCAAGCGGTGAGGGTGAACTATTACCCTCCGTGTCCTCAGCCGGGGAAAGTCCTCGGTCTAACCCCTCACTCTGATGGTGCAGCTCTCACCATCCTCCTACAAGTCAATGAAATGGATGGCCTCCAAGTAAAGAAAGATGGGATTTGGGTTCCTGTGAAGCCACTACCAGATGCATTTATTGTGAATATTGGAGACGTTCTAGAG ATTATAACAAATGGGACGTATCGTAGCATTGAACATCGTGCAACTGTGAACTCTGAAAAAGAAAGGCTCTCAATCGCCACATTTTACAACCCCGGAGTTGATGGTGAAATATGCCCGGCCTCTAGCTTGATCACTGAGCAAACACCTGCAGCATTTAAAAGGCTGAGTGTTAAAGAATATTTCAAAGCATTTTTTCAACGTAAGCTTCATGGAAAATCTTTTCTTGACGAGTTGAGGATTAAGTGA
- the LOC137742569 gene encoding probable sodium/metabolite cotransporter BASS1, chloroplastic, with product MQSSLSYPHGITGFFKFQPNPISNQSPLTSKSFPFSHYTNTSLSSSSSIQLVLRSHCNSQPQFPSKPTWHLPSNPFSPIPTAKNARLPLAPLHCGISSNSSNANATRSFRDWVELVGEAVSTAFPIWVSLGCLLGLLKPSSFNWVTPNYNIFGLTLTMLGMGMTLTFADLRGALAMPKELLAGFVLQYSVMPLSGYFVSKLLNLPSYYAAGLILVGCCPGGTASNIVTYIARGNVALSVLMTAASTLSAVIMTPFLTAKLAGQYVAVDAAGLLFSTLQVVLLPVLAGAFLNQYFQGLVKFVSPVMPPIAVATVGVLCGNAIAQSSSAILTSGKQVVLASALLHASGFFFGYFFSRMLGLDVTSSRTISIEVGMQNSVLGIVLAGQHFGNPLTAVPCAVSSVSHSILGSALAGFWRQTVPTQKQD from the exons ATGCAGTCGTCACTCTCGTATCCCCATGGAATCACAGGCTTCTTCAAATTCCAACCGAACCCCATTTCAAACCAATCGCCACTGACATCCAAATCATTCCCCTTCTCTCACTACACCAACACGTCtctttcctcctcttcttccattCAACTCGTTCTAAGATCCCACTGCAACTCGCAACCACAATTTCCCAGCAAACCCACTTGGCATCTACCCTCGAATCCCTTTTCACCGATACCAACAGCCAAGAACGCACGATTACCACTAGCTCCGCTTCACTGCGGCATTTCGTCGAACAGCTCCAACGCAAATGCGACTAGGAGTTTCAGGGATTGGGTTGAACTGGTTGGTGAGGCTGTGTCGACTGCATTTCCGATTTGGGTTTCTTTGGGGTGCCTGTTGGGGCTCCTCAAGCCGAGCTCCTTCAATTGGGTCACACCCAACTACAACATCTTTGGTTTAACACTGACCATGCTCGGCATGGGTATGACCCTCACTTTTGCCGACCTTCGTGGCGCCTTGGCTATGCCCAAGGAGTTGCTTGCTGGCTTTGTTCTTCAGTACTCG GTGATGCCTTTATCAGGATATTTTGTGAGCAAGCTTTTGAATTTGCCATCGTATTATGCAGCTGGTTTGATATTGGTTGGTTGCTGCCCAGGTG GAACAGCAAGTAACATTGTAACTTATATTGCACG TGGAAATGTGGCACTTTCGGTTTTAATGACAGCAGCAAGCACTTTATCAGCCGTG ATCATGACCCCATTTCTCACAGCTAAACTTGCCGGCCAATATGTTGCAGTAGATGCAGCTGGGCTCTTATTCTCAACACTGCAG GTTGTGCTTCTCCCTGTTTTGGCGGGTGCATTTCTGAATCAGTATTTCCAAGGCCTGGTTAAATTCGTCTCCCCCGTGATGCCACCCATTGCTGTAGCAACTGTAGGTGTTCTTTGTGGGAATGCAATTGCCCAGAGTTCATCTGCAATCCTTACGTCTGGTAAACAAGTGGTGCTTGCTTCGGCTCTTCTTCATGCAAGTGGATTTTTCTTTGGATACTTCTTTTCAAGGATGCTTGGGCTTGATGTCACATCATCAAGGACTATCTCCATCGAGGTTGGCATGCAG AATTCGGTGCTCGGAATTGTTCTAGCCGGTCAGCACTTCGGAAACCCTCTAACTGCAGTACCATGTGCTGTTTCCAGCGTTTCTCATTCAATCTTGGGTAGTGCCTTGGCAGGATTCTGGAGACAGACCGTGCCAACCCAGAAGCAAGATTGA